The following are encoded in a window of Pirellulales bacterium genomic DNA:
- a CDS encoding DNA repair exonuclease: MFKFIHAADLHLDSPLRGLDTYDGAPVEEIRLAARRACAALVDLAIDEQVVLVALAGDIYDGDWPDYSTGLFFVSQLARLRAAGIRVCLIAGNHDAANKMTRSLPLPENVTFFSHQHPESIELPDYDLVVHGQSFARAAETDDLSARYPAARRGAFNLGLLHTCAGGREGHERYAPCSLEGLLAKQYDYWALGHVHTREVLNAEPHVAFCGNLQGRNIRETGPKGCLLVSVDDRRAVRTEFRELDVVRWSRVEVDLPGGSRRDDALALAGEALRAESAIAGGRIVAARIELAGEPAVANPLRAVRQELLEDIRALATDVGQGEIWVEKLQVRSRADETAAADSAELLGPLDSLRGLIAELRNDPRRLAELGVDLSDLAARLPSELIDPGEATRVDDPLWLAQFLDEVEPLLVSRLLGPGATP; this comes from the coding sequence ATTTGCACCTCGACAGCCCGCTGCGCGGACTGGATACCTACGACGGCGCGCCGGTCGAGGAAATCCGGCTTGCCGCGCGCCGGGCCTGCGCGGCCCTGGTCGATCTGGCAATCGACGAGCAAGTGGTCCTCGTGGCCCTGGCCGGCGATATCTACGACGGCGATTGGCCCGACTACAGCACGGGCTTGTTTTTCGTCAGTCAACTGGCGCGGCTGCGGGCGGCCGGCATCCGGGTGTGCCTGATCGCCGGCAATCACGACGCGGCGAACAAGATGACCCGCTCGCTGCCGTTGCCCGAAAACGTCACGTTTTTCTCACACCAGCACCCCGAGTCGATTGAACTGCCCGATTACGACCTGGTGGTGCATGGGCAGAGCTTCGCCCGGGCCGCCGAAACGGATGATTTGTCGGCGCGCTATCCGGCCGCACGGCGCGGAGCGTTCAATCTTGGTTTGCTGCATACCTGCGCCGGCGGTCGCGAAGGCCACGAGCGCTATGCCCCTTGCTCGCTCGAGGGTTTGCTGGCCAAGCAATACGACTACTGGGCGCTCGGCCATGTCCACACGCGCGAGGTTCTGAACGCGGAGCCGCACGTGGCCTTTTGCGGCAACCTGCAAGGCCGGAACATCCGCGAGACCGGGCCCAAAGGTTGCCTACTCGTGTCGGTCGATGACCGGCGCGCCGTGCGAACCGAATTTCGTGAGCTGGACGTCGTCCGCTGGTCGAGAGTCGAGGTCGATCTGCCCGGCGGCTCGCGCCGCGACGATGCGTTGGCCTTGGCGGGCGAGGCCTTGCGCGCGGAATCCGCGATCGCGGGCGGGCGCATCGTGGCCGCGCGCATCGAGCTCGCGGGCGAACCCGCGGTGGCCAATCCGCTGCGGGCAGTGCGCCAGGAACTGCTCGAAGACATCCGTGCCTTGGCCACCGACGTCGGCCAGGGCGAGATTTGGGTCGAAAAGCTACAGGTGCGCAGCCGCGCGGATGAAACGGCCGCGGCCGACTCGGCCGAGCTGCTCGGCCCCTTGGACTCGTTGCGTGGGCTGATCGCCGAGTTGCGCAACGATCCGCGGCGTTTGGCCGAGCTGGGTGTCGATCTGAGCGATCTGGCCGCCAGGTTGCCCAGCGAGCTGATCGACCCGGGCGAAGCCACGCGCGTCGACGACCCGTTGTGGCTGGCCCAGTTCCTTGACGAAGTCGAGCCGCTGCTGGTCTCGCGGCTCCTCGGGCCGGGTGCGACGCCGTGA